The following nucleotide sequence is from Triticum dicoccoides isolate Atlit2015 ecotype Zavitan chromosome 7B, WEW_v2.0, whole genome shotgun sequence.
ACCACGGATTCATCTCGGCCGTCTGAATCTTTTTGACTTAAAAAAACTGCACATCACATGGCTTGGACTGAAATTGTAGCGTGTTGATCGCCAGCAGAGCGTGGTGACTGCgagctgatgatgatgatcactcTGTTTTGCAACGCGTCTGTGTGCAGGGGTACGGGATGACGGAGGCCGGGCCGGTGCTGTCCATGTGCCTGGCGTTCGCCAAGGAGCCGTTCGGTGTCAAGTCGGGGTCGTGCGGCACGGTGGTGCGGAACGCGGAGCTCAAGATCGTGGACCCCGACACGGGCGCCTCCCTCGGCCGCAACCTGCCGGGGGAGATCTGCATCCGCGGCAACCAGATCATGAAAGGTACGTACGTCACGTGCCGGCGCATTCTTGAGCAAAATGTCCAATCAAAAATAGCACAGCGCCACCACGTTTGGTCACCGCCCAGGAGTGGCGACGACGTGGACGGCACGACGACGTGATCCACTGTTCCATGACTAGTTAGTTGATTTGGTGAGCGAGTGGTTTGCGACTAGTCGCAGGGTAGCTCATGAGTAGACGCTGTGGTAGTAGTACTGCTGGTTTGGTGATCGGTTCCGACTGCTCCGTCTCCAGCTCCGGAGCTCAAATTATTGGCCGCGACTACAGCAACTTCACCCGTTTCTGACAGCACTTTCGGGCTGATAGATAAGTAGGAGGAGTAGCACGTATCGAACATGCTGCATTTCCAGCAGTTCAGTCACCTGCACGCATGTGTGGCCATGTTCCGTCCCCCTCTGCTACTACGTTTGGCCACTAGCCAACGAAAGCACGACTAGGCTAATCTGAGTGATCGATAGCTGCACGGACCAGAGCTTCTTCCACCTTCCGCTCACCTGACCAGATGCTCGGTGCACCGATCGGTCGGTCGGTCTCCAGTTAGGTGTAGTAGCTGGCGACCGGTGAGCCCGCTCCATCCAACCTAACACCCACGCAGCACTAGTAGGAGATGATTCCCTTCTGAAGCACGTCTCCTTGCAGTCCTCTGCAACTGTTGGCAAATCGTCGTCGGCTAGCCCGTCGATGGCGACGGCGTGCGTCAGTCGATGAGCCGGCGGCACCCCTTTGGCTTTAGCAGCAGCATGCGCATCCTGAGTCCTGACTACTCTACCATCGGCCCATCGCCGTGCTAGCAATCGTCGCACTCGCGCCTCACACGTCAATAATGGAGTGCGCTGAACTGAAGGATGAGGGCTGAGGCCATACGCATCCCTCAGGTTCAGATGTACTTGCACCGCTTGGGCATTGGCGACAAGGAACCAAGCCGGCAGATGCGCGGGTGTATCCAAAACCTGGCCTTGGCATCTTGCCGCATGTGTCGTCCAGAGCGTCAGCCACCATTTTCACCGAGTCTTCGGATGGCCGACCAGTTCATTTTCTTTGCTCTGCATTCAAGAGAAGCAGAGAGCTATGTTTGGGCTACCAGCCTTTGAGCCTGGCCCATCATGGGACCTACAGGACCCCACTTCGTCTAGTCAGTTTTACTGGACTAGAAAAGATAAGATCTTATCTTTCAGGAAGAAATGGGAGATTTTTGAGGTGCCGCCAATCGGACTGAATGTCCAGCATTTTTGTTCTAGCTAGACTAGAAGGCCGCGCAATCGCACGTCGAAGGTCCCGAATTAAGTTGCAGGCCACGATTGCGCTACATGTACATGGGGTTCCAGCAGTGCTACCAGGCCTCTGAGTAGTACCACAAAGAATCAAACTTGGCATCATCTTCTAGATGGCCCATGCATACTTTGTATAGCTTGCACTCATTGATGCAGCATGCTGGCCATGTGAAAGCATTTTCCCCAAGCACTCCATTCAGAATCCACAACAAACTCCCATATGCATGACCAGTTATCTTTGCTTGAAAGTCTATGCTATGCTCATCTTTCCGTGGGAAATGGCCAAGCTTAGGTCTATCATTAGTTAACATAAGAAAACAAAGCCTGCCTTTCTGCTCGTTTTTAATAGTTACAAGTAGTACCAAGTTGTTTGACCTAGCACATGTGGTGAGGTGGGGATGTTTAGACTTGGCGTATGGATACCTTATACCTTGTACTATGAGTGATTGGATACGTTGTGGCAACAGGCTGTCCTCTGGGCTGTAGCCACCCATGATTGCATACAACTGCACTCTGCACATGATGGCAACTGGATGGGAATACTGATGATTCCTAATTTTGTCCATTTCCTATCTATGCCCCTTCATGCTCTGAAACTAGTAAGGGCAGAAGAAGCATTTCCTCGCTTTACTAATACATGAGAGTTTGCAAACTTTAACCCAGCAAAACTATTTATTTTTTTGCTTCATGATCCCCATATTGATGTAACCCTTCATTACACGGAGTGCGGATTCTTCCTTCTGTTTGAAAACCATCTAAATACATCTAGAATTCGGATATGATCAGCATGTCACTTTCGCAGACAGCTGGATGCGTCTCCGCTCTCCAGTGAGTACGACATTGAAGAATTATTCTTTTTTTTCAAAACAATATATGTACTCTCCCAAAAAGATACAAGTACAGCGTACTCTAGTTTGAAAATAAATGGATAAGAACTATTACCAGGTACTAGCATGTCTACCAAGTTTCAAACCTGAAGTTGAGATTCACTCCATTCACTAGTGTTCTTACCAAAGATTCTAGCTATTTTCACTTGGACTGTGTCTGTACTTCATACCGGCCGGACATGCTTAGCCATTAATACATTTATTTGCGGTATATATACGCAAAAAGGTGCTCAGAGATATCAACTCATGTAAATGACCAAGCGTATGATTGCAGGTTATCTAAATGATCCGGAGGCCACAAAGAACACCATTGACAAGGACGGTTGGCTGCACACTGGAGACATTGGTTACGTCGATGATGACGACGAGATCTTCATTGTCGACAGGCTCAAGGAGATAATCAAATACAAGGGATTCCAAGTACCTCCTGCGGAACTTGAAGCCCTTCTCATTACACACGCCGAAATCAAAGATGCTGCTGTCGTATCGTAAGTTGATAGACTGTTCAAAGGGATTTAGGATCCATTTGGTTCATGTTCAAAAGTAGGTGATTAAATTTAGCTGGTATTCAATTTTTGCAGGATGCAAGATGAACTTACTGGTGAGATTCCAGTTGCATTCATTGTGCGGATTGAAGGCTCTGAGATAAGCGAGAGCGAGATCAAGCAGTTCGTTGCAAAAGAGGTAATAACGAGTCGCAGTGGCGGACCCAGAAATAAAATGCAGGGTGTGCACACTTTAAAAAATCAACATATATTTTCATTGGCTTGAATGGGCCTTAAAAATCAACTAATTATTACATGGTAaaagaacatttttcaaaattctgGGTGTGCCATGGCACACCTGGCACACCCCCTAGGTACGCCACTGACGAGTCGTCCACTTTCCATATACTCAAGTATGACACACAAATAGAGAAACAGACAAAGTTGCCACAAACAGTACATTTTTAACAAAATTCTGAAGAGAGCATAATTTACAACATGTGATTTGTGAACTGTGAGGCATACCGGCCATCCAGCATGTTATTTTACAAGACTGAAGAGAGCATCAAATGTTTGCATTGGTTCCTTTATCTTCACCAATTCAGTGCAGATCTGAGAGTTCAAAAACCTAATAAATTGTGCATTGCTATTACAGGTTGTTTTCTACAAGAGGATCCACAAAGTTTTCTTCGCGGACTCGGTTCCGAAGAGTCCTGCCGGCAAGATCCTCAGGAAGGACCTGAGAGCAAAGCTTGCTGCAGGCATCCCAGGCAGTGGAAGCACACAGTCCAAAAGCTGAGCCCatcttacacacacacacacacacacatacctctGTCCAAAGTGATGTAATGTTGTCGATGAAATggcaatattattattattattacataTAGAAGGGCTGGCTGGCACATGGTCGTCGATTCTTTCAATTAGATGGCTAAGTTATATGATTTGTTTGTTCGTTCGATGATGTGTATCATGGCATGTATAGATACCGAACACTTTTTGACAACAAAGGCTGATTATAATGTATACCGCTTATGATTTTATACCACAAGTTGAATTAAACTCATTTGTTCTAGTGGATCGGCCGTATAAGCAGTGTTGGACTGTTGGATGATGCCTGATCAAAATCAGTCCAGGAGAACTGAGTGAATTTCACTGGAATTAGTATGTTTATTGCGTGATGAGACAGTTTTGCAGGGATTTTTTCCCACTGGAATAAGTTCGCCTATTCTTGTGTTCGAAACAGGGCCTATGCATTTTTTGCAGGGCAACAATTTCGCTCTGAAAAGACACTTCATTCAGATGGCTGCTGCTCATAGTATCAACAGAGAAGAGGTTACATGGTCATTATTTTGCGAGTAGAACACTTGTACTATTCCTCAACAACTAACATGATTACAATCAGCTAAAGATAGCTCAACAGATTTTGGGGTCCCAGAACCCAACCAAGTCATAGTTCTACCTTCTGTTACCTCAAAAAAAAAATTAGTTCTACCTTCTAAACAAGCACGCGCATAATTAGCTAAACAATTGCTTGACTTTATTCTGGGATCGACTGATATGAGTAATACTGGTTCCACGAAGGCTCATAAGGTGCTGGAGGAGGTTACACGGTCTATGAACAATACACGGAGAATATATACATACAGACACACTAATACATATTTTCTGGGGCAAATACGCTACTGCAGTACACACATTCACGTCACACTAGTTTTTTTTTTTCAGAGCAGTCTTCTCACACTAATAGCAACATAACCAAACAGAAGAGAAGCCCAAGAAGAAGTAGTCGCTCGGGCGTAGCCGGGCCGAGTGTCTCTTTCCGGCTCAAGAGCACTAGCTAGCTATCATCGGGAGCCCACCGTGGTGGTGTGGCCGGGCCGCCTACTTTGTGGAGGAGGAACGCTGCGGGTGCGGGCGGGAGAGCGACGGGTagaggcggaagaggttgcgggcgGAGAGCGCGGAGAGGAcggcggtgccggcggcggcgagccCGCCGCAGACGAGGCTCCCGGCGACCTGCTGGCAGAAGCGGGTGAAGATGTTGCAGACCTTGTTCCACTGCAGCGCCTGCGCGCCGTCCAGCGCGATCAGGCAcgcctgcgccgccgccaccgtcgccgcgaACGTCACGTACGCGCACCCCTGCACCGCGCAGACCAGGCACGTCGTCAGGCACATACAGTTAATCTTACGTGTTTTTCAGATCATAATACCAGTAGATTAACTCGATGAATGCTTTTTGACACTGTTAAcacggtagtactccctccgtccgaaaacacttgtcatcaaaatgatcaaaagtggatgtatctagacatatattagttctaaatacatctattttttatcaattttgatgacaagtattttcggacggagggagtagtaaggtgTTTTTTTCCTTCTGAAAGACATTAGCAAGTTGAACAGTTAACCGACCGAAATATATCCTGGAATAATCACAGCTGACTCTTAAATTTGTATAAAAATGGTCAATGTTGCAAGCCATATCTCAGAAACCAAATGAACAAACCTCTCTTAAATTTGTGAGCTAACCCACCCACCTGTACGACTATGTGCTGCGGATTGAGTGGGATGCAGTCTGCCTCATTTATTATTTGCGTTCTACTGTGTACGCCTAGGTTGATTTCGGGGCCTTTTCACAGAAGTTAGTAATAATTGTGTGTTTGCGTCTACTCCTATCATGAAAAATCAGAAGAGTTCTAGTGCTACAAGTTCATTGAGTGTTGCCGTGTTACGAATGCACGGTAACATCCTACAAAGTTGTGAATTTTTTTGGGAAACAATTGAGTGTGTCATTAAGAAATTTGTCTACAGCCCCATAAAATTTAGAAATCCAAATTAGTTTTAAATGGGAGAAGCAACAAAAGACAATTCTAGGTATATACACAGTATAAAAAAACAACGGATAAACTAAAATGTTAGACACTATTGATAACTAAAGTTGCATAGCTGGTTGCTCCAATCTTGACacagacaacaaatatgctatctacAAGCAGTGTTCTAGAAAGAAACAAtaaataggatgctccgcatcatccccggaCATGGTTCTAGACTGGACTGATTTATCCACAAACAGTGTTCTAGAAAGAGACAATAAACGCGCAGAGTATTTTGTATATAAAAGAAAATAGAGAGCTtgtaaagtttgatcaaatttacaAATAAATAAGATTATCGACATGCATGGCACATGGAACTTGATTTATCTAAATCAATTAGAGTACACATAGTTGGACGATGGACATGCATGCATGTGCAGCACCAGTCACTTGGAACTTGAATGCGCCGATCTTTTCCGATGGGGAGCCAAAAATGATTTGGGATGGCCCTATACGTACGCATTGATGGAAGCATGAATGAAAAACAGCGGTGCAGCTGCAACAAATAACGCAGCACCGCAGCGCACTGTCCTGGTCTGATTTGCCAGTCCGGGAGGCCTGCCGTGAGCGGTGAGCCGTTGGTAGATGGCAACGGTGACGGCGAGAATGGAAGATGCCTGTTACCATTTGCAGTAGAATCGTTGTTATCACGACGGGACCGATCAAGATGATAGCTCAGTGCTAACTGTTTCGTGTTCATAGCCTCTGAAAACTGTTTCCTATTCCTGTCGCGGAATTGAAGGTTGTTTGTCCGGTCGCCGTCGGGCGATCAATGAGCTGCAGAGTTAGTGCCTATCTTGTTTAATTCACCGGTGAGTGAGTGCTGATCAGAATTCATGCATGCTGTATAGTGCTTGTGTTGATTAATTAGGCGCCGGGCACGAACGGTCTCTAGTGTGTGGAAATGAGTACAGTGACATGGTTTTCACTTTCAGCGAGACGATGAAATCCACTCAATTTCAATGATTTCAGCAAGCGCTAAAATATTTACCTTTCGGTTAAAATATTTCAATGAATTCATTTGCACacaggaattcaaatatttttcgagTTAAtcatttttgttgaatctcaagtGAATGTTTTGGCCACAAACTGAAAATCACTGAATTTCGATGATTTCGGTTGTGTCTGAAATATTTCTGAAACCCAAAGTGACAGAGGGACTGGCCGATCATGGATACCGGAATGGAGACTGTGCAGAAGAAACCTTCAGGGCCGGAGGCGTGAGCAGAGTGATCGGAATACTGCAGTATGTactttgtcttttctttttctttgaaacAAAAGTGTGTACCTTGTCGAGGAGGAAGAAAGCCCATGCCAAGGCCCTGCTGTTGCGGCAGGGGTTGTGGGCGAAGCGGCCGAGGTAGAGGCACCGGAGCAGGTGTAGCAGGTGGtaccccgccgccgcgccggccgccgccgtcAGCACCCTGCAGGACACATACGTTACGTGCTCGGCTCGATCACACGTACAGATATCACGGTCGTACGTGCTAGCCAGCTAAGAAGAGCTCACCAGAGGGCGTGGACGTCCTTGACGGTGGCCTTCTTCCTGATGAGCAGCACCGTCTCCGTCTGCGTGTCCAGCCCCATGAGCAGCGCCGACGCCGTCGCCAGGGCGGCGCACGCGCCCCGCATCAGCCCCTCCGCCCTCACctccgacggcctcctcctccccgcctgCGCCGCCGCGTCCATCGCGCTCAACCCAAGCCCGTGCTTAATCGTGACCTCAAGCTAGCTACTGGCAAGTGTTTGTCTCGTGTGTAGCGCACGCACGCCGTGGCCAGCTCGGGCGGGTCACGGGAGTTTTATAGGCGCCGTGCACGGCGAGAGGGCGAGTGGGAAGCGTCTGCTCTAGGGAGTGTGCGATAGCTAGGCGAGAGCATGTGCGCACGgtacggcggcggggcgacgtggtcGATCGTGGAGGCGTGCGAGCGGTGATCGGTGTGTGGGTTTAATGCACTGCGCGGTTAACTTCTCTGACCGCCCAACCGATCGAGTGATCGACAGGCAAAACGACAGACAAGGCTCGGATGGGTCGTCAACTGAAATTGGACACTCATGGTGCTACATCCTGTCAACGAATTAGATCATGCAATTGCTTTTAGGACAAGGCTGGGATCGGCTAGGTGCGCCGTAAGGGAGTATAATCAAATTTTTACTGCCTTTTAGCTTTTTATaagggatcggttagaaatgcccttaCCGCTCCAAACAAACTACATGTAGGAAGAAAGGGCATCGCTTGAAGTCGTCGTGGCCCTCAACCGTGAAAGAGGTGACGAAGCCGTGCACGACAAAACGGATGCTTCTAGGCGGCACATTCATGCTCCTTGGCGAGGCACTCCGCTTTTGCTGCGTTGGCCGCCTCCTCCTTGGTGAGCCGCTCGGACTCCTCAAGGCTGAGTCGCATGCCTTGCCATTTCTGCAGCGGCAGTTGCGGGTGCCCGTCTCcgccgtggtcaaggaatgacggaTGTTGCTGCGAACCAGCTCGTCCTTCAAGTGTGAGGGCAGGGCAACGGGTGTAGATATGTATGACCGACAGATGACGGACCGGCTAGATCCGGCCCGAGGCGCATGCCTTGCATGATGAGCTGCCCCGCCTCCGACTCAAGGAGCCACGGCCACAGGCTCGACAATACCAACATCGGCACTAGCACTGCCAAGAGGAGCGGGGCCGGAGGTGACGGCCCAAAGATCCAAGAGCCGCCGGGCCACCGAGGCGAACGCGGACCGCTGCGAACCGATGCCGTCAAGCGCGAAGGAGGAGCCCCACCGGGCCACCGAGGCGAACGCGGACCGCTGCGAACCGACGCCGTCAAGCGCGAAGGAGAAGCCCCACCGGGCCACCGGGGGGTGCATGGAGGAGGGGCCTGCCGGGCCACAGGGAGTGAATGGAGGGGGGAGGAGCCGCCCTTATCAACACGTGACTAACAAGTAGTCACTCCGCTGACAATATCATGAGTTAATTCGAGCAGGGTtggatctcaaaaaaaaaaaatcaacaCGTGACTAACGGAGGGCAACTCGGATGGCGAGCTAGCTCGTCTGGCTACGCCACGAGGGCATCCTAATCATCGGGTTGGCTTCGGACGAGGTGCGACTTTTGGAGACGAGTAAAGCATAAGTTGCTAGGGTTTGATCTGGGCGGGGGTTTTGTCTTTTGTGGGATCAAGATAAGCCAGCATGGTCCACATCCTACATGGTTGCCACGCCCAAAAGCTCCTATATCTGCCCAACATATATATTGACATGATATAAGGAATGACAGACAAGGAGGCAGATTTTTGGTCTATGGGGACATCTACACTCTATATGGATTTTTTTTAGTAATTCAACAaaaagtcaaaaattcctgaaagtacttttgaaataaacttgaccttttATTGTAGTCGTGagaaaaaaaatccacaaaaagaaaATCTCCCTTTGACTTCTTTAAAAAATACAATTTTTTGGtcaaaatagtgtgaatagtgacctataatagtaAATAAATTTTGTCTTCTTTTTGCTGTGAAGTCAActttgttttttttttgtgaaaatttatatactagtgcaaaagtaagtcaagtTTTTTGTAAAAATAGTTCTTACCTATTTTGATCTTTTATTAAAATATTAAAAAATAATTCCCATATAGGGTGCATATACAACCAGAAATCAAAGTGTATTTCCCTCACAGACAACCTGATTACTACAGTACCAGAGCTAGAACGAACTGCAATGCTCGTAGCAGCGGAGCGTGCGTAGACGGCAACAGCAGAACAGTTACAGCACTGTTCGAATTTGCTAGTACTGCTACATCCATTAACTGCCTGCCTAGCTTTGCCCTCTGCACAGGGCACCTCACTTTCAGATAGCAACCAGAGAATTCATTCATCCATCCATCCTTCCCGATCTCTGGCACCCAAACAAATTCAGCCGCATGGATTATTATTATTAATAGTGCTCCAGCCCTCCATACACGTCTACTACTGTAGCCGTGTAGGCAGCAGTACAGGTAAGTAATTTGTTGAGCTGGCGAACTTACATGATTCAGGGGCCTTCCTGCTGAGCCACCGGAACTTGAGACTGAAATGAATTTGGCACCTGATTGATCTTGTAGTGTAGTACTATTTTCATTACCTTCAGAGAGTGCTGACATTTCTCCATGGCTTGGGTGATCTGGCGTATCTTGAGAATTGATGGAGCCTGGAAGTTAGGTgtactttgtgtgtgtgtgtgttcagacACTAGACACTGTTATTATCCTAATTGATGGCGGAAACAGTGTTCAATTAGGTGTGTCCTTTCGTATTATCAATGGCGGCTACAGTCGGTGTACGTGTTGATCAAGGGCTACGTTTCACCAACGGCGGTTGAGTTGGGGCAAGCTTAAGGGTGGTACAATTGTTATCACTACAACATCATATCGCTcttgaagagaagagaagaagagaGAGCGTCAGGTGGCTGCAGGTTTCTGGCCATGGAGAAGCCGGGCACGAGCAATTGTTCTTGCTTTGTTAAACTGTCAGTAGTTCAAACTACAGCCTTGGTTTTTGCTGAAGATCTATGTTTTCCTATTGCAGAGCTGACAGCGCCTTCATTCATTCATCCCCAAAGATGACAACCTCTACTTTTCCGGAAAGAAGCAAAACATTACCATTGCGCTGAAGGAAAACAAAACAAGAAAATCTCACAATAACGGACAAATTCAGAAGACAAGCTTACTGTAGCTAGATTTAGTGGCAAACAATCATGCTGCATGCATGTGAGCCATGTATTATTGTCATTTGAGAGTTAATTGAGGGCCCCTCCATTCATGGGGGACGACTGGTACAGAGATGCATGCTTGTATATAGAGTCTCTTGTATATACACTTCACTTCGCTTACTCCTACAGTCCTACTTGTGCGAGCGGTCCCGTTACGGATGCAGGAACTCTGTACATACAGTTATGGCTTGGGAATTTTCTTTGAAGTCTACTTTAGGGCATCTCGAACACTGACCCTTAAATCAGACACCGTATCCGTTCGCAAACCAGGTCTGGGCACTGATACTGGAGCTGATCATCTAAGCCTATACTATAAATATCCGGCTCAATTAACTTAGAAAAAAAAAGATTATTAGCTTTTAGTGTGACGGAAGGCTACTAATCATAGAGCTCCCGTAGCTTCCGTCAAATCTAGCCCGGTTAAATCATGACTACTAAGCATCAAGCATGGCTTCCGCAAAGGTGCTCCAACTGGCTCGATGTAATTCGTATCTGCTTGATATTAATATATTCTCTCTTTGAAAAAAGTGTTTCAACTAGTGTACCTTTCGCCAAATGCAAATATACTAGGTAGTACTACATTCCGCTAAAATGCTAGCTATCCGTTGTAATTAGCACAATGCATTCCGCTAAATACTAGCCATCATGATAGACGCAAAGTAGAGATAGTGTCTGGTGGCTTTTGATTGGGCACGCGATGTACGGACCACACCAAGTCCTTCTTTGTTTGCGTCTGGTTTGCGAAAACGGAGGTACGAAAACGTCGGCGGACAAATCCAGGACTGAGTTTGATGACAAATTGCATCCGGACAACATGTCCTCGACACTTGCGGGGTGTTTGAGAATCCACTTTGGAGATGCCCTTAAAGTTTAGACCATATATATCTATCTCCAAGCATACGTGCTCAGTTTTCGCAGTGTTCTGTACTGTTTGCAAtcttttggtcatgttattttccAGCCATGCTTTTGACACCAAAAAAACtgtacacacacacgcacacacaataaTTAGTCACCCATCAATTCATGTGTGTAGGCACGATGGCGATGGAGCGGAATAGGGCATCCCTCTCTGACAGCTGAAGCTGAAGAAGCTGGAGAGCTCCGGCCGGAACAAATTGGTTGGCGAGTGGAGCTTAACTAAATGCCACTTTACCCCATGCGAAAGCGCAAGACCGATTGATCGAAGCATCATGCTGGCCATACTGGGGTAACATAAGTAATATCATGCACTTGAAACTTGCAAACAtgtttatgtggcaggcaattaaagaagagagagatagtTATAGTACTAATATAGATAGatacgtaacataataaatgtgatgctaccatgtgtcatgcatggcaataaatgagaccatctatgatactatgcactatagaggtagtaatatagaagttactctccactatgatacTATGATGGACCTGTCTAGCGAGCGGCCGGCTGCTCGCTATCCTTTGCGAGCGGCCGACCTGAAACGGGAAGTTTTGGTCCCCTATAATCTATAAATAGCAATTATTTGTTTTTAAGTAGAACTTCAGAGCGCCGGTGGAAAAAAAACACATGATTCCTTGTACACAAAAAGAAATTGACAATCTAGTTTGCTTTTCAATTTTTGTTTTTTAAAAAAGCCATAACTTTTGAACCAAACATTAAAATTAAGATCCGCTTTCACCACTGAAATCCTCGTGATGTGCTCTTCGAAACAAGATCCCGCATGGAtatgttttgatgaactttttttttgcaattttatccCCGTTTTGTGCAACTGGCTAGTTGTTGATGTACAAGTACCTAATAGTCGATGTGCAAttttttctccgtctatggatgtgCAGTTTTCAATGACGAAACCTCGCCTCAAACTACCCAATATCaagtgagatgtgcaacttcgtcTGCTGCCCCATCCAACTGCTTAGTAGTCGATGTGTAACTTTTCTCCTCTAGTTGGAAGTGCAaattttactatttgctacctcggTCAACTGCCAAGCAGTGGATGTGCAACTTCGGAAACTGTCCCAACCAACTACCTAACGGTTGATGTGCATGTGTAACTTTTCCCCGTACCCGTGGATGTGTAGTTTTCATTGCTAGCACCCCTTCCCACCCATCCCAACTAGTGAGATGTGCATCTAGAGGGTCTCACCTGTATACAACTTTTCTGCACCCTCATGGTCTATGGATGTGCATTTTTTCACCATTCAACAAATTCATGTCAGTGAGATGTGCAACTTTATCTGTTGCCCTGGCCAACTGCCTAGCAGATTCTGTGCAACTACTTCTATTGCCCCTGCCAACTACTTCCAATGACCGTGTCCAActgaaaacaactatgtgtgcaagtagaactactatagatgccaacaaaaAATGATCGTCGTGTGTGCAACTTTCCAATGACCGTGTCCAActgaaaacaactatgtgtgcaactagaactactatagatgccaaccAAAAATGATCCTTGTGTGTGCAACTTTTCAATGATTGTGTCCAActgaaaacaactatgtgtgcaactagaactactatagatgccaacaaaaAATGATCACCGTGTATGTAACTTCCGAATGACCGTATCTAACCGAGAACAATTATGTGCGTAATATCTAGAAGTACTGTAGATGCCAACAAAAAATGATAGCTGTGTGTGCAACTTCCCAATGATCGTATCCAACTGAGAACAAATATGTGTGCAATTAAATTaaaactactatagatgccaacaaaaATGATCACCGTATGTGTAACTTCCCAATAATCATGTCCAACGAAAA
It contains:
- the LOC119341145 gene encoding CASP-like protein 2C3; the protein is MDAAAQAGRRRPSEVRAEGLMRGACAALATASALLMGLDTQTETVLLIRKKATVKDVHALWVLTAAAGAAAGYHLLHLLRCLYLGRFAHNPCRNSRALAWAFFLLDKGCAYVTFAATVAAAQACLIALDGAQALQWNKVCNIFTRFCQQVAGSLVCGGLAAAGTAVLSALSARNLFRLYPSLSRPHPQRSSSTK